In Sphingomonas sp. PAMC26645, one DNA window encodes the following:
- the folE gene encoding GTP cyclohydrolase I FolE: protein MRDELNGSEGRPAGGDVLGPDGKVIVPEDVASAIRTLIRWAGDDPTREGLLDTPRRVARAWKEYCAGYGDDPAKHLERVFEEVGGYDEIVLLKDIPFQSHCEHHMAPIIGKAHIAYLPRDHVVGISKLARVLHGFARRLQVQERLTAEVADCIWDNLKPQGVAVVIEASHACMTARGVRTPGVTMVTSRMMGVFRDDERSRKEVLALMGRGV, encoded by the coding sequence ATGCGGGATGAACTGAACGGGTCCGAGGGGCGGCCAGCTGGGGGCGATGTACTGGGTCCCGACGGCAAGGTGATTGTGCCCGAAGACGTAGCGTCGGCGATCCGTACGCTGATCCGCTGGGCGGGCGACGATCCGACCCGCGAGGGGCTGCTCGATACACCGCGTCGTGTTGCACGTGCGTGGAAGGAATATTGCGCGGGCTATGGCGACGATCCGGCGAAACATCTCGAACGCGTGTTCGAGGAAGTCGGCGGCTATGACGAGATCGTCCTGCTCAAGGACATCCCGTTCCAGTCGCATTGCGAGCATCACATGGCGCCGATCATCGGCAAGGCGCACATCGCCTACCTGCCGCGCGACCATGTCGTCGGTATCTCGAAGCTCGCGCGCGTGCTGCACGGCTTCGCGCGGCGGTTGCAGGTGCAGGAGCGGCTGACCGCGGAAGTGGCCGACTGCATCTGGGACAACCTCAAGCCGCAGGGCGTCGCGGTGGTGATCGAGGCGAGCCATGCCTGCATGACGGCGCGCGGTGTCCGCACGCCGGGGGTGACGATGGTCACGAGCCGGATGATGGGCGTGTTCCGCGACGACGAGCGCAGCCGCAAGGAAGTGCTGGCCTTGATGGGACGTGGCGTTTGA
- a CDS encoding type 1 glutamine amidotransferase domain-containing protein, with amino-acid sequence MKILVVLTSHADLGDTGRKTGFWLEELAAPYYVFKDAGVDITIASPAGGQPPLDPSSAKPDAQTDATRRFEADADATAALADTRKLSDMRIADYDAVFYPGGHGPLWDLANDPASIALIETAIGAGKPVALVCHAPGVLRDVKAADGAPLVKGKTVTGFTNSEEAAVGLSDVVPFLVEDMLQQKGGNYSKTADWGVYVVEDGLLITGQNPASSAKAAQALLAKLA; translated from the coding sequence TTGAAAATTCTCGTCGTCCTCACCTCGCATGCCGATCTCGGCGATACCGGCCGCAAGACCGGCTTCTGGCTCGAGGAACTCGCCGCGCCCTATTACGTGTTCAAGGACGCGGGCGTAGACATCACGATCGCATCGCCGGCAGGTGGCCAGCCACCGCTCGATCCCAGCAGTGCCAAGCCCGACGCGCAGACCGACGCGACACGCCGGTTCGAGGCGGATGCCGATGCAACCGCCGCGCTCGCCGATACGCGCAAACTGTCCGACATGCGGATCGCCGACTACGACGCAGTGTTCTATCCCGGCGGGCATGGGCCGCTTTGGGATCTCGCCAACGATCCGGCATCGATCGCTTTGATCGAAACCGCGATCGGCGCAGGCAAGCCCGTCGCGCTGGTCTGTCACGCACCCGGCGTGCTGCGCGACGTAAAGGCCGCCGACGGCGCGCCGCTGGTAAAGGGCAAGACGGTCACCGGCTTCACCAACAGCGAAGAAGCCGCGGTCGGGCTCAGCGATGTCGTGCCGTTCCTGGTCGAGGACATGCTGCAACAGAAGGGCGGCAACTACTCCAAGACCGCAGACTGGGGCGTGTACGTGGTCGAGGACGGCCTGCTGATCACCGGCCAAAACCCCGCCTCGTCGGCAAAGGCGGCACAGGCGTTGCTGGCGAAGCTGGCGTAA
- a CDS encoding SDR family NAD(P)-dependent oxidoreductase, producing the protein MRTVLVTGGAKRLGAAIVRRLAADGHAVVVHQGHSPDEAAALVAEIVDGGGRAAAVAGDLSDLGTIGDLFAAARSAIGGPIDGLVNCASKFEFDRPPTVDPVLFAELGAINCGAPVLLASALASQDDVADGAVVNVLDQKVANLNPDFFSYSCGKIALEGATMMLAQALVPRISVNAVSPGLTLPSGDQTEEEFAAVASDNLLERPVGADAVADAVAWLLTAKGVTGQNVFVDCGQRFLTRDGDVMFEGRNG; encoded by the coding sequence ATGCGAACCGTCCTGGTGACGGGCGGGGCAAAGCGGCTGGGCGCGGCGATCGTCCGGCGGCTGGCGGCGGACGGGCACGCGGTGGTCGTGCACCAGGGACATTCCCCCGACGAGGCGGCCGCGCTGGTGGCGGAGATCGTCGACGGGGGAGGGCGTGCCGCTGCGGTGGCTGGGGACCTGAGCGATCTGGGCACGATCGGCGACCTGTTCGCGGCGGCACGCTCGGCGATTGGCGGGCCGATCGACGGACTGGTGAACTGCGCGTCGAAGTTCGAGTTCGACCGACCGCCGACCGTCGATCCGGTGCTGTTCGCCGAGCTTGGCGCGATCAATTGCGGCGCGCCGGTGCTGCTCGCGTCCGCGCTAGCGTCGCAGGACGACGTCGCGGACGGCGCGGTGGTCAATGTGCTCGACCAGAAGGTGGCCAACCTCAACCCGGACTTCTTCTCGTACAGTTGCGGCAAGATCGCGCTGGAGGGGGCAACGATGATGCTGGCACAGGCGCTCGTCCCACGCATCTCGGTCAACGCCGTATCGCCGGGGCTTACGTTGCCAAGCGGAGACCAGACTGAAGAAGAGTTCGCGGCAGTGGCGAGCGACAATTTGCTCGAGCGGCCGGTCGGCGCCGACGCGGTCGCGGACGCGGTCGCATGGTTGCTGACCGCAAAAGGCGTGACGGGGCAGAATGTGTTCGTCGATTGCGGGCAACGGTTTCTGACGCGAGACGGCGACGTGATGTTTGAGGGGCGGAATGGCTGA
- the ilvC gene encoding ketol-acid reductoisomerase, with protein MRVYYDRDADLNLITDKKIAIVGYGSQGHAHAQNLRDSGVKDVAIALREGSATAKKAIEAGFAVKSNKEAAAWADIVMILAPDEHQAAIYASDLHDNLKQGATIAFAHGLNVHFGLIEPRADLDVIMIAPKGPGHTVRSEYVRGGGVPCLIAIDQDKSGNAHDIALAYASGVGGGRSGIIETNFREECETDLFGEQAVLCGGITHLIQAGFETLVEAGYAPEMAYFECLHETKLIVDLLYEGGIANMRYSISNTAEYGDITTGPRIITSETKAEMKRVLADIQSGRFVKNFILDNRAGQPELKAARKQALAHPIEKIGSELRGMMPWIGKNALVDKAKN; from the coding sequence ATGCGTGTGTATTACGATCGCGACGCCGACCTGAACCTCATCACCGACAAGAAGATCGCGATCGTCGGCTATGGTTCGCAGGGCCATGCGCACGCGCAGAACCTCCGCGATTCAGGCGTCAAGGACGTCGCGATCGCGCTGCGCGAAGGCTCGGCCACCGCCAAGAAGGCGATCGAGGCCGGCTTCGCGGTCAAGTCGAACAAGGAAGCCGCCGCCTGGGCCGACATCGTCATGATCCTCGCCCCCGACGAGCATCAGGCGGCGATCTACGCGAGCGACCTGCACGACAACCTCAAGCAGGGCGCGACGATCGCCTTCGCGCACGGCCTCAACGTGCATTTCGGCCTGATCGAGCCCCGCGCCGATCTCGACGTCATCATGATCGCGCCCAAGGGCCCCGGCCACACCGTGCGCAGCGAATATGTCCGCGGCGGCGGCGTCCCCTGCCTGATCGCGATCGACCAGGACAAGTCGGGCAACGCGCATGACATCGCGCTCGCCTATGCCAGCGGCGTCGGCGGCGGTCGCTCGGGGATCATCGAGACCAACTTCCGCGAGGAATGCGAGACCGATCTGTTCGGCGAGCAGGCAGTCCTCTGCGGCGGCATCACCCACCTGATCCAGGCCGGGTTCGAGACGCTGGTCGAGGCCGGCTACGCGCCCGAGATGGCGTATTTCGAGTGCCTCCACGAGACCAAGCTGATCGTCGACCTGCTGTATGAGGGCGGCATCGCCAACATGCGCTATTCGATCTCGAACACTGCGGAATATGGCGACATCACCACGGGGCCGCGGATCATCACCTCGGAGACCAAGGCCGAGATGAAGCGCGTCCTGGCCGACATCCAGTCGGGCCGGTTCGTGAAGAACTTCATCCTCGACAACCGTGCGGGGCAGCCTGAACTGAAGGCGGCGCGGAAGCAGGCGCTGGCGCATCCGATCGAGAAGATCGGGTCGGAGTTGCGTGGGATGATGCCTTGGATCGGGAAGAATGCGCTGGTCGACAAAGCGAAGAACTGA
- the ilvN gene encoding acetolactate synthase small subunit, with protein MHISQEKAERHTLAVIVDNEPGILARIAGLFTARGYNIESLTVSEITADKSVSRITIVTSASPATMEQIIAQLDRLVPVHKVTDLTAQGAHVERELALVKVRGTGDHRIEALRLADVYRARVVDATTSSFVFEVTGGIDKIDKFVELMGEVGLIEVARTGIVAIARGKEPA; from the coding sequence ATGCACATTTCCCAGGAAAAGGCCGAGCGGCACACGCTCGCCGTCATCGTCGACAACGAACCGGGCATCCTCGCCCGGATCGCCGGCCTGTTCACAGCGCGCGGCTATAATATCGAGAGCCTGACGGTGAGCGAGATCACCGCGGACAAGTCGGTCAGCCGGATCACGATCGTCACCAGCGCGTCGCCGGCGACGATGGAGCAGATCATCGCCCAGCTCGACCGGCTGGTCCCCGTCCACAAGGTCACCGACCTTACGGCGCAGGGCGCGCACGTCGAGCGCGAACTTGCTCTGGTGAAGGTCCGCGGTACCGGCGACCACCGGATCGAGGCGCTGCGCCTCGCCGACGTCTACCGCGCCCGCGTGGTCGATGCGACGACCTCGAGCTTCGTGTTCGAGGTCACCGGCGGCATCGACAAGATCGACAAGTTCGTCGAACTTATGGGTGAAGTCGGTCTGATCGAAGTAGCCCGAACCGGCATCGTCGCGATCGCCCGCGGCAAAGAGCCGGCCTGA
- a CDS encoding TonB-dependent receptor — translation MAKFELLAASAMILLSIAPAMAQTATTSAGNAGPTNGPGQEAPSTPSTSTQTTPAYTAASAYASQDIVVTAQRQSQRLQDVPIAVSAFTADTISKQQIVNPSALQQTLPNVTFTKTNFTTSSFTIRGIGDLCVGATCDQATAIHVNDMPLVTTRLFESEFFDLERIEVLRGPQGTLFGRNATSGVVNFITAKPDLSGIHAAAEAEYGNYDSKRARAMINLPFTDTLGIRVAGTYLNRDGYTKNTYDNSKIDGRDLYSIRGTLSWEPTSDTRVDLIGYYFREKDNRSRIQKQLCHRDPTGILGCLPDRLANETPNGNSTLAATLASTQYFGIAGTQLGHPEIAAIGLQNLYATDTYAGVVNPGDVRTVRIDSNPTYFAEEEQYTAKIFHDFGPVSFNFTGGFSRNTVDSTTDFNLAVENPLAANVGLNTLNAIGRPGVVIPLPGGALVNTGYLNGVRSVLIPNGPAGGACQSGADPNNVGVFGGNGIGCYAQSLDVDRSRQVNRQYSAEAHIDSSFDGMFNFLLGGIYVDSRSQNTDYFVNAFGLDYASGVLGAASSAAIPGVNGNAFLATPFYRNDGDDFRLKSYGIFGETYFEFNDKLKLTLGLRYNHDEKDVKARNITLNVLTPIGASNMTQGLNYTTTDFDSTRAGVQEYALDKVSFSRLTGRAVIDYKISPDNLIYASYSRGYKSGGINPPLPATFSVPTTFTPEKIDSFEIGSKNTFGNGALRLNVTGFYYKYKQLQLSRIVARTAVNDNVDANVYGVEAEAILSPIPAFVVNMNASYLHSEVSADKFLVNPRDPSGGRSDAVIIKDLQSAANCAVVPTTAGNIVGVNTYVGAVNSGLGLRAPVAIPTTNTTGAYSLCSVLASTAANPPAALRALFGVPTGALPYSVIDGVGVNIRGGKLPQAPTYKFSAGAQYTIGFGNGMSIVPRVDLNYTGGFTASIFNQLVDRVQGYEVINAQVQLNGAEDRWFLRGFVQNLTNNDSITGQAVGDQSSGLFTNIFTIDPRRYGIAAGFKF, via the coding sequence ATGGCCAAGTTCGAATTGCTCGCCGCCTCGGCGATGATACTCCTGTCGATTGCGCCGGCAATGGCCCAGACGGCCACCACATCGGCTGGAAATGCCGGCCCCACCAATGGCCCCGGGCAGGAAGCGCCGTCGACGCCCAGCACATCGACCCAGACCACCCCCGCCTATACCGCGGCCAGCGCCTATGCGTCGCAGGATATCGTGGTTACCGCGCAACGCCAATCGCAACGTTTGCAGGATGTTCCGATTGCAGTGAGCGCTTTTACCGCGGACACGATCTCGAAGCAGCAGATCGTCAACCCGAGTGCGCTCCAGCAGACGTTGCCCAACGTCACCTTCACCAAGACCAATTTCACCACGTCGAGCTTCACGATCCGCGGCATCGGCGATCTCTGCGTCGGCGCGACCTGCGACCAGGCGACCGCGATCCACGTCAACGACATGCCGCTGGTCACCACGCGACTGTTCGAAAGCGAGTTCTTCGATCTCGAGCGGATCGAGGTTCTGCGCGGTCCGCAGGGCACGCTGTTCGGCCGTAACGCCACCTCGGGCGTGGTCAACTTCATCACCGCCAAGCCGGACCTGTCGGGGATCCACGCCGCCGCCGAGGCCGAATACGGCAATTATGACTCGAAGCGTGCGCGGGCGATGATCAACCTGCCCTTCACCGACACGCTCGGCATCCGCGTCGCGGGCACGTATCTCAACCGCGACGGCTATACCAAGAACACCTATGACAATTCTAAGATCGACGGGCGCGACCTGTATTCGATCCGTGGCACGTTGTCGTGGGAGCCGACCAGCGATACCCGCGTCGACCTGATCGGCTATTATTTCCGCGAGAAGGACAATCGCAGCCGCATCCAGAAGCAGCTGTGCCATCGCGATCCGACCGGCATCCTGGGCTGCCTTCCCGATCGGCTCGCGAACGAAACGCCGAACGGCAACTCGACGCTGGCCGCGACGCTCGCCTCGACACAGTATTTCGGGATTGCCGGCACGCAGCTCGGGCATCCCGAGATTGCCGCGATCGGCCTGCAGAACCTGTATGCGACCGACACCTATGCCGGGGTCGTCAATCCCGGCGACGTCCGCACCGTCCGGATCGACTCAAACCCGACCTATTTCGCCGAGGAAGAGCAGTACACCGCCAAGATCTTCCATGATTTCGGTCCGGTCTCGTTCAACTTCACCGGCGGGTTCTCGCGCAACACCGTCGACAGCACGACCGATTTCAACCTCGCGGTCGAGAATCCCCTCGCGGCCAATGTCGGCCTGAACACGCTGAACGCAATCGGCCGCCCCGGCGTGGTGATCCCGCTGCCCGGCGGCGCGCTGGTCAATACCGGCTATCTCAATGGCGTCCGTTCCGTGCTGATCCCCAATGGCCCGGCCGGCGGCGCGTGCCAGTCGGGTGCCGATCCCAACAATGTCGGCGTGTTCGGCGGCAACGGTATCGGCTGTTACGCGCAGAGCCTCGACGTCGATCGCTCGCGCCAGGTGAACCGGCAATATTCGGCCGAGGCGCATATCGACAGCTCGTTCGACGGCATGTTCAACTTCCTGCTCGGCGGCATCTATGTCGATTCGCGCAGCCAGAACACCGACTATTTCGTCAACGCGTTCGGTCTGGATTACGCATCGGGCGTGCTCGGCGCGGCCAGCTCGGCGGCGATCCCGGGCGTCAACGGCAACGCGTTCCTCGCGACGCCGTTCTACCGCAACGACGGCGACGATTTCCGCCTGAAATCCTACGGTATCTTCGGCGAGACCTATTTCGAGTTCAACGACAAGTTGAAGCTGACGCTGGGCCTGCGCTACAATCACGACGAGAAGGACGTGAAGGCGCGTAACATCACGTTGAACGTGCTCACCCCAATCGGCGCGTCGAACATGACGCAGGGGCTGAACTACACCACCACCGACTTCGACTCCACGCGCGCCGGAGTTCAGGAATATGCGCTCGACAAAGTCAGCTTCTCGCGGCTCACCGGCCGTGCGGTGATCGACTACAAGATCTCGCCCGACAATCTGATCTACGCGTCCTATTCGCGCGGCTACAAGTCGGGCGGTATCAATCCGCCCTTGCCCGCGACCTTCTCGGTGCCGACCACCTTCACGCCCGAGAAGATCGACTCGTTCGAGATCGGCTCGAAGAATACGTTCGGTAACGGCGCGTTGCGGCTCAATGTCACGGGCTTCTACTACAAGTACAAGCAGTTGCAGCTGAGCCGGATCGTCGCGCGGACCGCGGTCAACGACAATGTCGACGCCAATGTCTACGGCGTCGAGGCGGAGGCGATCCTCAGCCCGATCCCGGCGTTCGTCGTCAACATGAACGCGAGCTACCTCCACAGCGAGGTGTCGGCGGACAAGTTCCTGGTCAATCCGCGCGATCCGTCGGGCGGCCGCTCGGATGCAGTGATCATCAAGGACCTGCAGAGCGCCGCCAACTGCGCGGTCGTCCCCACTACCGCGGGCAATATCGTCGGCGTGAACACCTATGTCGGCGCGGTGAACTCAGGTCTCGGCTTGCGCGCACCCGTGGCGATCCCGACGACCAACACCACCGGCGCGTACAGCCTGTGCTCGGTGCTGGCCTCGACCGCGGCCAATCCTCCGGCGGCGCTGCGTGCGCTGTTCGGCGTGCCTACCGGTGCTTTGCCGTACAGCGTGATCGACGGCGTCGGCGTCAACATCCGCGGCGGCAAGCTGCCCCAGGCGCCGACCTACAAATTCTCGGCTGGCGCGCAGTACACGATCGGGTTCGGCAACGGCATGTCGATCGTGCCGCGCGTGGACCTCAACTACACCGGCG
- a CDS encoding dihydroneopterin aldolase, which translates to MAEFTTILDGLEVMMRLGIHPHEVAPQRVVVSVEMTVVYPGPLGDDAIGEVLDYDFVRTSILAMVAERPFALQETLCEAIATLCLADERVRRVEIETMKTDVYPDAAIGCRIVRERSI; encoded by the coding sequence ATGGCTGAATTCACGACGATCCTGGACGGACTCGAGGTGATGATGCGCCTCGGCATCCACCCGCACGAAGTCGCGCCACAACGCGTGGTCGTCTCGGTCGAGATGACGGTCGTGTATCCAGGCCCGCTCGGCGACGATGCGATCGGGGAAGTGCTCGATTACGACTTCGTCCGCACCAGCATCCTGGCGATGGTAGCGGAGCGCCCGTTCGCGTTGCAGGAGACGCTTTGCGAGGCAATCGCCACGCTGTGTCTGGCGGACGAGCGGGTGCGGCGGGTCGAGATCGAGACGATGAAGACCGACGTCTACCCCGATGCCGCGATCGGCTGCCGCATCGTGCGGGAGCGCTCGATCTAG
- the leuA gene encoding 2-isopropylmalate synthase, translated as MLRDPTTKYRPFPQVDLPDRQWPSKTIVKPPRWLSTDLRDGNQALIDPMDAEKKTRFFDLLCKVGLKEIEVGFPSAGATEFDFISGLVKTGRIPDDVSIQVLTQSRRDLIETSFASLVGAKTAIVHLYNAVSPAWRKIVFGMDRAQVKQIAIDGAKVLRDEAAKQPNVRWQFEYSPETFSTAELDFSLEVCEAVMDVLMPTPDNPIIFNLPATVECATPNIYADQIEWFGRHIRNRDAVAISLHTHNDRGTGVAAAELGMMAGADRVEGCLLGNGERTGNCDLVTVALNMYTQGVDPKLDLSDIDGVVNTVNYCTNIPVHPRTPYAGDLVFTAFSGSHQDAIKKGFAAQEAKNDTLWEVPYLPIDPADLGRSYEAVIRVNSQSGKGGVAWVIEQDKGLKLPKRLQADFSRHVQAYADETSRELNAADIWSLFERTYMPQADDRVELRDYEESGASGQRVFIGRVAIDGEERSISGRGNGLISGVIAALTDSTGPTLDVVDYNEHAIGHGADAQAAAYVECRTAEGRTVFGVGMDTDIATASVRAVLSAANRA; from the coding sequence ATGCTGCGCGACCCAACGACCAAATACCGTCCCTTCCCACAAGTCGACCTGCCCGACCGCCAATGGCCGTCGAAGACGATCGTCAAGCCACCCCGCTGGCTCTCGACCGATCTGCGCGACGGCAACCAGGCGCTGATCGACCCGATGGATGCCGAGAAGAAGACGCGCTTCTTCGACCTGCTCTGCAAGGTCGGCTTGAAGGAGATCGAGGTCGGCTTCCCGAGCGCGGGCGCAACCGAGTTCGACTTCATCTCGGGGTTGGTGAAGACCGGCCGCATCCCCGACGACGTGTCGATCCAGGTGCTCACCCAGTCGCGCCGCGACCTGATCGAGACGAGCTTTGCCAGCCTCGTCGGCGCGAAGACCGCGATCGTGCACCTCTACAACGCGGTGTCGCCGGCATGGCGCAAGATCGTGTTCGGGATGGACCGCGCACAGGTGAAGCAGATCGCGATCGACGGCGCCAAGGTGCTGCGCGATGAAGCCGCCAAGCAGCCGAACGTTCGCTGGCAGTTCGAATATTCGCCGGAAACCTTCTCGACCGCCGAGCTCGATTTCTCGCTGGAGGTCTGCGAGGCGGTGATGGACGTCCTGATGCCGACGCCCGACAATCCGATCATCTTCAACCTGCCCGCGACGGTCGAGTGCGCGACGCCGAACATCTATGCCGACCAGATCGAATGGTTCGGGCGGCATATCCGTAATCGCGACGCGGTGGCGATCTCGCTGCACACGCACAACGACCGCGGCACAGGCGTCGCGGCGGCGGAGCTCGGCATGATGGCGGGGGCGGACCGGGTCGAGGGTTGCCTGCTCGGCAATGGCGAGCGGACCGGCAATTGCGATCTCGTGACCGTCGCGCTCAACATGTACACGCAGGGGGTGGATCCGAAGCTCGACCTGTCGGACATCGACGGCGTCGTGAACACGGTCAATTACTGCACCAACATCCCCGTCCACCCGCGCACGCCCTATGCTGGCGACCTGGTCTTCACCGCGTTTTCGGGGTCGCATCAGGACGCGATCAAGAAGGGGTTCGCGGCGCAGGAGGCGAAGAACGACACGCTGTGGGAGGTGCCGTATCTCCCGATCGACCCCGCCGATCTCGGCCGCAGCTACGAGGCGGTGATCCGCGTCAATTCGCAATCGGGCAAGGGCGGCGTCGCCTGGGTGATCGAGCAGGACAAGGGGCTGAAGCTGCCCAAGCGGTTGCAGGCGGACTTCAGCCGGCACGTGCAGGCCTATGCCGACGAAACCAGCCGCGAGTTGAACGCCGCGGATATCTGGAGCCTGTTCGAGCGGACCTACATGCCGCAGGCGGACGACCGCGTGGAATTGCGCGATTACGAGGAGAGCGGTGCCTCTGGGCAGCGCGTCTTTATTGGTCGCGTGGCGATCGACGGCGAGGAGCGGTCGATCTCCGGACGTGGCAACGGACTGATCTCGGGCGTAATCGCGGCACTGACGGACTCGACCGGACCGACGCTGGACGTCGTCGACTACAACGAGCACGCGATCGGCCACGGCGCAGATGCGCAGGCTGCTGCCTATGTCGAATGTCGCACCGCGGAGGGCAGGACGGTGTTTGGAGTCGGCATGGATACCGACATCGCCACCGCCTCGGTCCGCGCGGTCCTCAGCGCCGCCAACCGCGCCTGA
- a CDS encoding YceI family protein yields the protein MRLVLATILALTAAPVLAQTAGVPGAPVKARVAAGTYAVDPNHTQVTWAVNHMGFSMLEGQLGASGGSITIDPAKPNATKVEVNFAIDQLSVTAAPFAGHLKSKDFFDAATYPTAKFVSTKVVATGGKATITGDLTLKGVTKPVVLQATFIGAGANPMNKKLNFGFRATTSIKRSDFNIGAYAPVVSDKVDLTINAAFSAQ from the coding sequence ATGCGCCTAGTCCTAGCCACGATCCTCGCCCTCACCGCCGCGCCAGTACTGGCCCAGACCGCAGGCGTCCCCGGCGCCCCCGTCAAGGCACGCGTCGCCGCCGGCACCTATGCGGTCGACCCCAACCACACGCAGGTGACGTGGGCCGTCAACCACATGGGCTTCTCGATGCTCGAAGGCCAGCTCGGCGCGTCGGGGGGCAGCATCACGATCGATCCCGCAAAGCCGAACGCGACCAAGGTCGAAGTGAACTTCGCGATCGACCAGCTGTCGGTCACCGCAGCGCCGTTCGCCGGCCATCTGAAGTCGAAGGACTTCTTCGACGCCGCGACCTACCCGACCGCCAAGTTCGTCTCGACCAAGGTCGTCGCAACCGGCGGCAAGGCGACGATCACCGGCGACCTCACGCTCAAGGGCGTCACCAAGCCGGTCGTGCTCCAGGCGACCTTCATCGGCGCCGGCGCGAACCCGATGAACAAGAAGCTCAACTTCGGCTTCCGCGCGACGACGTCGATCAAGCGCAGCGACTTCAATATCGGCGCCTACGCCCCGGTCGTGTCGGACAAGGTTGACCTGACGATCAACGCCGCGTTCTCGGCGCAATAA